CGCCGCTCATGGCTTGGGCGAGCACATCCTGGCCACCCTTGTGTGCATAGGGGCCTATTTCTCCAAATCCCGTGCCCGATGCGCAGATGATGCGGGGATTGATCTTGCTGAGCGCCTCGTAACCGAAGCCCAAGCGATCCATGACACCGGCGCGGAAATTGTCGACAACCACGTCACTGACCTTGACCAGCTCGTGGACCGCCCTTTTGCCTTCCTCGGACTTGGTGTCGATTTCGACCGACCGTTTGTTGCGATTGAGCGACGAGAAAACCGCATTGTTCATTGCTTCTTCGGATGTCTCGCCGAAGAAATTGCGGGACAGGTCGCCGGAACCGGGACGCTCGACCTTGATCACGTCCGCGCCGAAATCGGCAAGCATCTGGGTCGCGCATGGTCCGAGCATGACTTGCGTGAAGTCGAGGATCCGGATGCCGCTGAGGGGCATTGTGTCGTTGTCTGTCATCGCCTGTTTCCTCATACCGCGACGGGGTCTTCGATCAGCGCATTGGGCGATGGAATATCGCCCGGGTCCGCGCCCTGCGCCCGCATCTGTTTCTGGATGCGTTTCGGATCGACGTCGCGCAGTGCCGTGTTGCCTGATAGTGCCAGCGACACGGCAACGCCCGCAGCTTCCCCTTGCGCCATGCATGGCGGGATTTCGCGCGAAAGCTTCTGCGCATCGCTGTCGACGGAATAGTGACGTCCGGCGACAATCATATTGTCGATGCCGACCGGCAAGAGCGCGCGGTAGGGCGTGTAGTAGTCGCGGCCCCGGCAGACGCTGTCTGCGAAATATCTGCGGCTCGCGACGTCCTTCTTGGTGACCACATATTCGCCCTTGAGCAGGCGGGTCTGCCTGATGCCGAGCTGTTCGGCGGCGCCCAGCATCTTGGCGTTTTCAAAGCCGGGAATGTTCTCGCGGGCAAAATGAAGAAGGTTCATCATGCGTTCGCGCCCCTCGACCTCGGCTCCCAGCATGTCTTCGGGAGAAAGCCCGTCATACCCCGGCATGTGCGGGCAGTTACACCACACGACGCCGGGCAGGGGTGTCTTCAGCCACCACATGCCCCAGGCCCCGCCGATCCTTCTGCGCGCCTCGCGGTCGAGTTTTTTGTAGGCCTCCGGTTCGCTGTACTCGAAGGCTTCGGCGCGGTCGGTGTCGACATCCATGAGCCGGAAGACGGTGGTGACGATGTACTGGCCCATGATGAAATCGGCGCCGGCAGAGGAGGCGACATCGAGATCGCCGGAGGCGTCAATGACTATATCTGCCTTGATGGCCTGACGGCCGAGTTTCGTCTGGACAATGATGCCGGTGACACGGCCGTCCTCGACAAGCGCTTCGGAGAACCAGCTGTGCAGGCGCAGATTGACGCCCGCTTCCTGCACCAGGTCAAGGCTCACCCGCTTCCAGCAGTCGGGATCGAAGGCGACAGCGTGGATGATCGGCTGCGGCATGCCGGTCTTGTGGAAGTCGATGCAGCCCCAGCGCGACCATTTCTGCCACATCTCCCAATTGGTCAGGCAGTCCTCGCGCGGCGGATAGACAGCGCCGTCCTGCTGCTCCATGCGGTCGACAAACTCATTGACGATGCCAGTGGTGACGATCTCGTTGCCTTCATTGACCATGTCGTCGAGTACTAGGACCATGCCGCCTGAGGCCATGCCGCCGAGGTGGTGGTATCGCTCGACCAGCGTCACCGAACAGCCGTTGCGAGCCGCTGAGACTGCGGCTGCGACGCCGGCCGGACCGGCGCCGATGACGACCACGTCCGAGACGGCGACAACCGGGACTTGCTGACTTGATGACAGGATGAATTCTTTTGCCTGTTCAGACATTTATCTGTCTCCTTGGGGTGCAGCCAGCTTGCCGGGTGGCAATTCGGTTGCAATTAAATTTATAATTTTCAGTGCCTTATGCGGTCATGTGACGATATCGATTCAGGTGTTTCCTAAGTGTGCCAGCGGATTATTCTTCGTTCCGCGATCGATACGATTGCGAACAACAGAACCGAAAGGCCGGAAGACATGAAAACCGTCGCGTAAAGCATGGGCGACCGGTAGTTGTACATGGACTCCAGGATCAGAGCGCCCAGACCCAGGTCCGCGCCGATCCACTCGCCGACGATGGCGCCGATCACGCAGGTCGTCGCAGCGATCTTCAATGCGGAAAACAGATACGGAAGCGAGGAAGGCAGGCGGATTTTCCAGAAGATCTCGGATTTTGAGGCCGACAGGATACGTGCCAGTTCCATCGTTTGCGGACTGACTGACTGCAGACCCCGGACCATGTTGACGAGAGTAGGGAAAAAGCAGATCAGGGCTGCAATCACCACCTTGGTCGTCATGCCGAGGCCGAAGATCAGGGCGAGGATTGGCGCGATCGCCAGGATGGGAATGGTGTTGATGAACACGGCGATCGGAAAAAATGCCTTCTCGACGGTTTTCGAGTGCACAAAGGCGATCGCAATCAAAACGGCCGCGAGGTTTCCGGCGAAAAACCCCAGCGACGCCTCAAAAAGCGTCGGCCAGAAATTCGCCAGTAAAACAGGGAATTCGTTGACCAGCTTGTCGGCAACTTCGCTGGGTGCCGGAGCGATATAGGTCGGCACGCCGAACAAGCGCACGCCTAACTGCCAGATGAGCAACAGGCCGATAACGGTTGCGATCGGTATGGCCACGGCTTCGAACTTGCGGCGCCGTTCGAACCGGCGCTCTTCCTCAAGTGCCGCCAGTTTGGCTTCGTCGGTTTCGATGCTACCGGGATTTGCCTTGTCCACCATGGTCATCAGCACGTCTCCAGAAGCTCACGCAGATGCGCCGCGTAGCGGGTAAATTCGGGTGTGTCGCGCAGTTTGATCTCGCGCGGATAGGGCAGATCGATCTCGACCACTTCGCGCAGCCTTCCGGGGTGAGAGGCCAGCATCAGCACTTTCTGCCCCAGAAACACGGCCTCGGGAATTGAGTGGGTGACAAACAGGATCGTGACGCCCGTTTCCCGCCAGATGTTCAGCAGTTGCAGATTGAGGTGGTCGCGGGTCATCTCATCGAGCGCACCGAAAGGCTCGTCCATGAGGAGAAGCTTCGGTTTGCAGACAAGTGCTCTTGCAATGGCGACACGCTGGCGCATGCCGCCGGAGAGTTCATGGGGCAGGGCGTCTTCGCGGCCGGACAGGCCAACCAGTTCCAGAAGTTCCGACGGGTTCTTTTCACTGATCGGGATATTGACGCCGCGTTTGCGGCCCATTTCCAGCGGCAACTGGACGTTCTCAATGGCGGTGCGCCATGGCAACAGCGTTGCGTCCTGGAACACGAACGCAAATTCGCGTGCCAGCCGCGCCTCTTCGGTCGATTTTCCAAAGATGCTGACTTCACCGGTGGCAGCCGGAATGAGATCCGACACAAGGCGCAGCATTGTTGATTTGCCGCAGCCGGATGGGCCGAGAATCGTGTAGAAGGCGCCGTCTTCGATATCGAGGGTGAGGTTCTCGATTGCGGTGAAGGAACCGAACCGCACAGAGGCGTTCCTCAGGGATGCGGCAACCGGGGGAGACCCGGCTGCCGCTGCCTGGACTGTTGCTCCAGAAGGCATGTTGCTTATCCGTATTTAGGCCGATCTGCGGCGGTTGCCTCGAGGATCGACAGAGTCATCATGTCGTCGACCTTTGGCGGGTCGCCATCAAACTGATCGAGCGCGGCATAGGCGTCAATCTGCGCCTGCCAGTTTTCGCGGGTCATGGTGCCCCAGCCGCCCTTTGCCGTCACGGCGTTGAACGAATAGCCGTCGACCAGGGGCACAGCCTTGAGTTCGCTTTCAAGATCAAGATTCGGATAGCGTTCGACGAGGAACTCGCAGGCCTGTTCCTGGTTCTCATGGACCCAGCCCCAGCCTTTTGCGCTGACGCGGATCATGGCTTCGACCTTGTCCTTGTGCTCGGCCAGCGTCTCGTCGGTCACGTAGTAGGGGTTGGCATAGAGCTGGATGCCGGCATCCCAGAGGCTCAAGTCGACGCGCTTGTCGCCGAGAACGGAAAGCGCGTTTACATTGGTTGTCCAGCCGGTGACGACATCCGCCTGACCGGTCATCAGCACGGCCATGTCGCTGCCGCTGGTCAGGACTTCCACATCGTCTTCGCTGATGTCGTTTTGGGCAAGCAGCGCGCGAAGCAAAATGCGGGCCGTCCCTTGTGTGGCGACCTTTTTGCCGATCAAGTCCTTCGGCGTTTTGACCGGGTTATCGGTCAGGGAGAAATAAGTGAAGGGATGCTGCTGATAGCCGGCGGCGACGCATTTGATCGGAATGCCGGCAGCGCGCGCCAGCATCAGCGACGGGCTGGAGGAAATCGAACCGAGATTGGCGCGGCCGGAAGCAACGGACGCGACACCGTCGATGTTGGGGCCGCCTGGAACGATCTCGAGGCTGAGGCCCTCATCCTTGTAGTAACCCAGCTTGTCGGCAGCCACTTCGCCGAGAATGCCATTTGACGCCAGCCAGCCAAGCTGCATGGTGACCTTGAACTCATCTGCCGCGGCGGCCTTGTTAATGCTCACCATTGCGCCGGTGAAAGCTGCTCCCGCGGCGACGCCCATGCCCTTGAGGAGCGTGCGCCTTTGAATGTTTGTGTTCGCCTTGATTGTCATTGAAGTCTCCAATTTTGGGCTCTTTGGCGACCGGCAGACCTGTGCGGCCGGCCGCATTCCTCCCGGCTTGACTCTAAACGCGATTTGGGTGAGGCAAGAAGAAGCGATTTGAGCCAACAGTGGTGCAAAAAATGCATCACATAGGGGGAATACCATGCACACGGTGTTTTTGCGCTATCTGGACGAGGTGGCACGGCAGGGCTCGATCCGCAAAGCGGCAAACATTTTGAATGTGTCTTCCACATCGGTGAACCGGAAGATCATCAATATCGAGGAGGCGCTGGGCGTGCGACTGTTCGACCGTTCGCCCGAGGGGGTCGAAATTACACCGGCCGGAAAGATCGTTCTCGAGCACTGCCGCAAGACGCTCTACGACTTCGACCGCGTGAAGGCGGTTATTGACGACATCCGCGATCTGCGCACCGGGCATTTGAACATCCAAACGCTTGATTCCGTCACATTCGGTATTCTGCCGCCGGTGCTTGAGGAGTTCGGCAACAAATATCCCGGCATCTCCCTGTCGATCACCACCGAACAGCCCGAGGCTATTGTCCAGTCCGTGATATCGGGCGAGACGGATATCGGCATCAGCTTCAGCAATGATATTCACCCCGATGCCCGCGTTTTCGCCGAGCGGGCGGCGCCCTTCGGTCTGATCATGCGCCCCGACCATCCGCTGGCGGAGCGCAGCAGCGTGACCGTTGACGAGGTTTCCGCCTATCCGCTGGTGCGCACGATCGATGCGCGGGCCGGCCATTCGCTGCTCGATCAGGAGATGACATCGCTGTCTGTGCATCTGTCGACCCACATCTTCACCAATGCGCTGGTCACCGCAAAACAGGCGATCCTGTCCAATCAGGTCGTCGGCATCTACACCAAAATCGGTTTCCTGCAGGAGATCGAGCGCGGCGAGCTCAACTTCGCAAAGCTCTCACACAAGGCGCTTGGCGAATACAAGATTGGTCTGGTCGTGTCGGCGGCTGCTTCTATCAACCCGATCAAGCACCTGTTTTTGAGTGTGGCCGAGCGTCACCTCAAGACGCTTAAATTCGACGCCTGATGTGCTCTAGTTCCTTATGCGGTAGCCGGTCTTGAATATCCACATGATGGTGCCGAGACAGATGGCCAGAAACAGCGCGACCATCGTAAGGCTCAAACCCACGCTGACATCGCCGGCACCAAAGAAGCTCCAGCGGAAACCGGAGATCAGATAGACGACCGGGTTGAAAAGGGTGATCTTCTGCCAGAGCGGCGGCAGCATCGCGATGGAATAGAAACTTCCGCCAAGGAATACCAATGGCGTGATGACCAGCAGCGGAACGAGCTGAAGCTGCTCGAAGTTCTTGGCCCAGATGCCGATGATGAAGCCGAACAGGCTGAAAGATACGCAGGTCAGCACAAGAAAGCCGAGCATCCAGAACGGATGATCGATCCGCAGCGGCACAAAGAGATTGGCCGTCAGCAGGATGATCAGGCCGATAATGAAGGATTTGGTCGCGGCCGCGCCGACATAGCCGGTGACGATTTCAAGGCTCGATATCGGAGCCGACAGGATTTCCTGAATGGTGCCGATAAAGCGCGGGAAATAAATCCCGAAGGATGCGTTGGACACACTCTGCGTCAGGACGGTCAGCATGATGAGACCGGGCACGATGAAGGTGCCGTAGCTTACCCCCTCGACCTCAGCAAAACGCGAGCCGATCGCCGCGCCGAAGACAACGAAATAAAGCGATGTCGACAGAACGGGCGATACAACACTCTGCAGCAGGGTCCGAAAGGTGCGTGACATTTCGAACATGTAGATCGCTTTGACGGCATGAATGTTCATGTGCGGCCCTTGATCAGATCAACAAAGATTTCTTCCAGCGAGCTTTGATGTGTCCGTACGTCGCGCAGAACGAGACCTGCGGCCTTCAGATCGCCAAAGAGTGAAGTGATGCCGGTGCGTCCGCCGGCCGGATCATAGGTATATATGAGCGCGTCGCCACTGGTGTCGATCTCCAGGCCGTAGGACGACAGGGCGTCCGGGATCACGTCGAGCTTATCGTCCAGTTCGATGCGGATCTGTTTTGTCCCAAGCCTCTGCATCAGTTCGGATTTTTCCTCCACCAGCAGCAGCTTGCCCTTGTCGATGATGCCCACGCGATCAGCGATCGCCTCGGCTTCCTCGATATAATGAGTTGTCAGGATAATGGTGACACCATCGGCTTTCAGGGCGCGGACGATGTCCCACATATCCTTGCGCAGCTCTACGTCGACACCGGCGGTGGGTTCGTCAAGGAACAGCACGCGTGGCTCGTGCGACAGGGCCTTGGCGATAAGCACCCGCCGCTTCATGCCGCCCGACAGCGTGACGATCTGGTCCTTGCGTTTGTCCCAAAGGGATAGCCGCCGCAGCACATTCTCGATATAGCCAGGGTCTTTCGGCTTTCCGAAGAGGCCGCGCGAGAATGAGACCGTGTTGTTGACCGTCTCGAAGGGTTCGAGATTTACCTCCTGTGGCACCAGTCCGATGAGGCCCCGGCTTTGGCGGTAATCTTCAACGACATCATAGCCGCCGACGCGCACTGAACCGCCGCTGGCGTTCACGATGCCGCAGATGATCGATATCAGCGTTGTCTTGCCCGCTCCGTTGGGGCCGAGAAGGGCGAGAATTTCACCCTGCTTTATGTCGAGGGAGACGGTTTCCAGCGCCTTGAAACCGCCGTCATAGGTCTTGGAGATTCCGTCGATGGAACAAATGATCCCGGTGTCAGAACCCGGTGGGTTATCTGTCATGGAATCATGTTTAAGCGGGATTGTATTCATCCGGTGCGCGGCCTTGCGTTCGAGTCACGCGGGACTTTATTTCAAATTCCGGTTATTTGAAACGGCAAGAAAAAGCGCCGCCCGGTTTTCGGTCCGGACGGCGCTTTTTGTGGCATACGCTTGCGCTATTGCCGCAAGCTATTGGCGATCAATGGTTAGAAGAGACCCTCGATATGTCCCTCTTCATTGAGCCGGATAGCCTCGGCGGACGGCGTGCGGGGCAGGCCGGGCATCGTCATGATCTGGCCGCAGATCACCACGATGAACCCGGCACCGGCGGACAGGCGCACTTCGCGAACCGGCACGCTGTGGCCGGTGGGCGCGCCGCGCAGGTTGGGATCGGTCGAGAAGGAATACTGTGTCTTGGCCATGCAGACGGGCAGATGGCCGAAGCCGGCTTCTTCCCACTGGCGCAACTGGTCGCGGATTTTCTTGTCGGCGAGCACCTCGTCAGCCCGGTAGATGCGCTTGGCAATGGTTTCGATTTTTTCGAACAGGCTCATTTCGTCGGGATAGAGCGTTGAGAACTGCGCCATACCGCTCTCCGCAATCTCGGAGATGCGGGTTGCAAGGTCCGTGATCCCGGCCGAGCCATCCGCCCAGTGCTTGCACAGGATCGCTTCGGATCCAAGGCTGGCCACGTACTCCTTGACGGCTTCGACTTCAGCGTCCGTGTCTGTCACGAAGTGATTTATGGCCACGACCGCGGGAACGCCGAAGGATTTGACGTTCTCGATATGGCGCCCAAGGTTGGCGCAGCCGCGCTGAACGGCTTCCACGTCTTCGGCGCCAAGGTCTTCCTTCTTGACGCCACCATTCATCTTCATGGCCCGCACCGTGGCAACGATGACGACGGCATCCGGCGAAATGCCGGCCTTGCGGCACTTGATGTTCATGAATTTCTCGGCGCCGAGATCGGCTCCAAAACCTGCTTCGGTAACGACATAGTCGGCGACCTTGAGAGCCGTCTTTGTGGCAACGACCGAGTTGCAGCCGTGGGCAATATTGGCGAAGGGGCCGCCGTGCACGAAGGCAGGATTGTTTTCCAGCGTCTGGACAAGGTTCGGCTGCATGGCGTCCTTGAGCAGCACGGCCATTGCCCCATCGGCCTTGATGTCGCGGCAATAGACAGGCGAGCGATCACGGCGGTAGCCGATGATGATATCGCCCAGCCGTTTCTCAAGATCCGCAAGGTCGTTCGACAGGCACAGGATCGCCATGACTTCGGAGGCTACTGTGATGTCGAAGCCGCCTTCACGCGGAAAACCGTTGGCGACACCGCCGAGCGAACAGACGATTTCGCGCAGGGCCCGGTCGTTCATGTCCATGACACGTCGCCAGCTCACGCGGCGAATGTCGATGTCGAGTGCGTTGCCCCAATAGATGTGGTTGTCGATCATCGCAGACAGCAGATTGTGGGCGGAGGTGATGGCGTGGAAATCGCCGGTAAAGTGAAGGTTCATGTCCTCCATCGGTACGACCTGCGCATAACCGCCGCCGGCTGCGCCGCCCTTCATGCCGAAGCAGGGGCCAAGCGAGGCTTCGCGGATGCAGATCGCCGCTTTCTTGCCGATACGGTTAAGGCCGTCGCCAAGGCCGACCGTGGTCGTGGTTTTGCCTTCGCCTGCCGGTGTCGGGTTGATTGCGGTCACCAGGATCAGTTTGCCGTCCGGCCGGTCCGCGACGCTTGAGATGAAATCGGCTGAAACCTTTGCCTTGTCATGCCCGTAGGGCAGCAGGCTTTCTGACGGGATAGCGAGCTTGGCGCCGATCTCTTGGATGGGCTGTTTGTTTGCTGCGCGAGCGATTTCGATGTCGGATTTGTGGGCCATAAGGGTCTCCCGTCCTGATTGGCGATGAATGCTGCGTCCTGTTTGCCGGATTTGCTGCGTATTGCCGCTCTGCTTCCTCCGGTTTCGTTGCGCATCTTTGAAGTCATTCGCACCAATTGACTTTCTGAAAAACGTCGTGTTTTTTCGATAAATGGACATTCTTGCTGCGACAAATATACCCTTCAGGGTCGGCTTTCTTCTGGTCGACGGTTTTGCGCTGATGTCCTATTCCGCTGCGGTCGAGCCGCTGCGGGCTGCCAACAGGCTGGCCGGGCAGGATGTCTACGAGATATCGCAATTGCCGGTCGTCGGCGCGCAATCGGTCAGTTCGAGCGGGGCAATCGTCAAGGCAACAACCCATCTTGGCGAACGCGTCGATTTCGATCTGATTATCGTTGTTGCCGGGAGCGGTCCCGAGCGGTTTTCTAACGAGCGGGTTTTTCAGTGGCTCAGGCACCTGGCGCGCAGGGGTGTCATTATGGGCGGCGTTTCCGGCGGACCGGTGATCCTGGCAAGGTCTGGAATCATGGGCGGCCGCCGTATGACGGTGCACTGGGAACATGCGGAGGCGGTTAGCGAGTTCTCGCCGTCGCTGCTTCTGGAACGCAGTATTTACGTCATTGACCGGGACCGGCTGACCTGTGCGGGAGGCATGGCGGCGCTCGACATGATGCATGCGCTGATTACCGCCCACCACGGGCCCGAATTCGCCAGGCGTGTCAGCGACTGGTTCGTGCATACCGAGATCCGCCCGGCGGGCGGGCCTCAACGCTCGGGCGCTGTCGAACGATACGGAACGACCAATCGACCGATCCTTCAGGCGATCGAACTGATGGAGGATCACATTGCCGATCCACTGGCGCTTGATCAGATCGCACGGCTTTCCGGGCTCGGGTCCCGTCAGCTCAACCGGTTGTTTCACGACAAGCTGGGTCGCAGCACGATGGGGTTTTACCGTGACCTGCGACTCGACAAGGCCGACGCGCTGCTGGCGCAATCGTCGTTGAGCATTACGCAGGTCGCGCTTGCTGCCGGCTTTGCCACCTCAGCGCATTTTTCAGACAGCTACCGGCGCAGGTTCGGCCGCTCGCCGTCGCAGCGCAGGACCTGCGGTCAACCGCGCCCGATATAGGGCATAGTCGTTGCCATGACGGTCATGAACTGGACGTTTGCGTCCAGCGGCAGCTCCGCCATGTGAAGAACCGATGAAGCCACGTGCACCACATCCATCGTTGCTTCCGGGCTGATCGATCCATCGGCCTGGGGAACGCCTGTCGTCATGGGCATGGCCATGTCCGTCAATGCATTGCCGATATCGATTTGTCCGCAGGCAATGTTGAACGGCCTGCCATCCAGCGACAGAGTGCGGGTCAGGCCGGTCACGGCGTGTTTCGTAGATGTATAGGGCGCCGAGCCGGGGCGCGGGACATAGGAGGATACGGAGCCGTTGTTGATGATGCGGCCGCCCTGCGGCGATTGGCTTCGCATGATGCGGAATGCCTGCCTTGCGCACAGGAACGTGCCGGTCAGATTGACGTTGACGACTGCCAGCCAGTCCTCGACGCTTGTCTCGTCAATTGTGCGCGGGGGCGTGCCCATTCCGGCGTTGTTGAAGAGCACGTCGATCCTGCCCCAGCTCTCAAAGGCTTTTGAGAAGATGTCTTCGACTTGCCCGGGGTCGGTGACGTCACCGGGAAGCAGCAGAGCGTCCGGATGGCCGTCCGCCGTCTCTTGCAGGGGTGCGATGCGCCGGCCGATGAGGCCGACCCGGTAGCCGTGATCAAGGAATGCGCGAGCACAACTCCTTCCAATGCCGGAACCGGCGCCGGTAATTATGATCGCCTTCCTGGTTTCATCCATTGCGGCGGATCCTTTCAGATTGGAGTTGCTTCAGGTCAGGCGGTCGTCGATGAGCGGATTGGGTTTTGCCAGTGTCTCAAGAGAGGAGATGTCTTCAAGGCTGATCCTGTTGCCGTGGACGATCACACCATAAGGTTTCAAGGTGTTGAATGCGCGCGAGAGGTTTTCCGGTGTCATGCCGAGCAGAGACGCGAGCGTGCGTTTGTCATGGGGCAGTTCGATCGCGCCGTTCTCGCCCTGGTCAATGTTGTAACGCAAAAGCCGGTTGGCAAGGCGCTCAACGGCCGTGCGAAGCTTCAGATCCTTGTGTTCCTTGACGACGACGCGATAGCAGCTTGCAAGTTCAATGACGATGGCGCGCGCAAAGGCTTCGTCGTTCTGGAACGCGTCACGAATATTCTCCGAGGGAACCATCAGCAGTTTGCAGCGTTGGCATGTCCTGGCGGACATTAGATAGACTGCATCCTTCAGGACAGCGGCGAGGATGAATGTGCCCACCGGGCGCACCATTCCCATGGTTGATTCCCGCCCGTTGGTCCGGGCAAAAAGCTCCACGCAGCCTTCAATCACAATATAGAGAAAATCGGCCGGATCGCCTTCGGTGATCAGCTCGAGCTGAGCGGGGAACGTCTGCAAATAGGCGGCCTGCATCAGCTTCTCGAAATTCGAATCGCTCATACTTTCGAAAAGTTCCAGCGATCTCACCTGTGGCAGGTCGGACGGGCGCACCGATCAATCCTTTAAAAATATCAAGAGTACGATTGATGTTGTTAGCAGGCTGTATGCGGAACTGCAATCAGCTTCATTGACCGGGAGAGCGCCGTTTCTTGCGGCTTGCGGCGGGACGTCTTGTTTCTTCACCGGCACGGTCGGTCGTTGACTTAGATCAATTCCAATTAGGGGTACAGGCTGGATTGTCCTTTGTAAATCAACGACGAACGCCCTGAACAAACACTCAAGAGAGTTCAGAGACGGTCGCCGGCACCGCAACCGGAGGATACAGATGAGTCAACTCCTCAATCGCCTAAACTTCCTGTCTCCAAGCAATACGGGAACCTTCTCAAAAGGGCACGGCATTACCACGAACGAGTCCCGTGATTGGGAAGACAGCTATCGCAAGCGCTGGCAGCACGACAAGGTCGTCCGCTCAACGCATGGGGTGAACTGCACCGGGTCGTGCTCCTGGAAGATCTACGTCAAGGGCGGGATCGTGACCTGGGAGACACAGCAGACCGATTATCCCCGAACGCGGCCGGATCTGCCGAACCATGAGCCTCGCGGTTGCTCGCGCGGTGCAAGCTACAGCTGGTACATGTATTCGGCCAACAGGGTGAAGCACCCCCTGATCCGCTCGCGGCTGTTGAAGCTTTGGCGCAAGGAACGCGCGCTGAAGACGCCGGTGGGTGCATGGACGGCCATTCAGGAAAATCCAGCCAAGCGCTCCGAGTACATCAAGGTGCGCGGTCTTGGCGGATTCGTGCGCGCCAGCTGGGACGAAGTCAATGAAATCATCGCCGCCGCGAACGCCTATACGGCAAAGCGGTGGGGACCGGACCGGGTTATCGGTTTCTCGCCAATCCCGGCCATGTCGATGGTCTCCTATGCCGCCGGCTCACGCTACCTGTCACTGATGGGCGGTGTGTGCATGTCGTTCTACGACTGGTATTGCGACCTGCCGCCGGCCTCGCCCATGACCTGGGGCGAGCAGACCGATGTGCCGGAATCTGCTGACTGGTACAATGCCGGTTTCCTCATGCTGTGGGGCTCCAACGTTCCACAGACGCGCACGCCCGACGCGCATTTTTATACCGAGGTGCGCTACAAGGGCACGAAATCCGTCGTGGTTTCGCCTGACTATTCAGAAGCCTCAAAATTCTCCGATATGTGGCTGCATCCCAAGCAGGGAACCGACGCGGCACTCGCCATGGCGATGGGGCATGTGATCCTGCGGGAATACCATCTCGACCGCCAGGCCGACTATTTCGAGGATTATTGCCGCCGCTACACCGACATGCCGATGCTGGTGCGTCTGGTGAAGAAAAGCGGAAACTATGTTCCGGACCGGCTCCTGCGCGCTTCCGATTTCAAGGACGGGCTTGGCGAAGAAAACAACCCGGACTGGAAGACAGTCGCCATCGATGAGAAGTCGGGCGAGCTGGTTGCTCCGAACGGCTCCGTCGGTTTCCGCTGGGGCGAGCAGGGCAAATGGAACCTTGAATCGAAGGACGGCAAGGGCCGGGATGTCGAATTGGGGATGAGCCTGATCCTCGACAATGATCACGACGAGATCGCCAATGTCGCCTTTCCTTATTTCGGCAATCGCGAACATGATCATTTCGAGGGCACTGACCATGACAGCGTGCTGGTGCGTTCGGTGCCGGCCAAAAAGCTGGAGCTTGCCGACGGCGAGGTCATGGTTGCCACCGTTTTTGACCTGTTTGTCGCCAATTATGGCCTCGATCGCGGGCTTGAAGACAGCAATTCGGCG
This portion of the Hoeflea prorocentri genome encodes:
- a CDS encoding SDR family oxidoreductase — protein: MDETRKAIIITGAGSGIGRSCARAFLDHGYRVGLIGRRIAPLQETADGHPDALLLPGDVTDPGQVEDIFSKAFESWGRIDVLFNNAGMGTPPRTIDETSVEDWLAVVNVNLTGTFLCARQAFRIMRSQSPQGGRIINNGSVSSYVPRPGSAPYTSTKHAVTGLTRTLSLDGRPFNIACGQIDIGNALTDMAMPMTTGVPQADGSISPEATMDVVHVASSVLHMAELPLDANVQFMTVMATTMPYIGRG
- a CDS encoding formate--tetrahydrofolate ligase, which produces MAHKSDIEIARAANKQPIQEIGAKLAIPSESLLPYGHDKAKVSADFISSVADRPDGKLILVTAINPTPAGEGKTTTTVGLGDGLNRIGKKAAICIREASLGPCFGMKGGAAGGGYAQVVPMEDMNLHFTGDFHAITSAHNLLSAMIDNHIYWGNALDIDIRRVSWRRVMDMNDRALREIVCSLGGVANGFPREGGFDITVASEVMAILCLSNDLADLEKRLGDIIIGYRRDRSPVYCRDIKADGAMAVLLKDAMQPNLVQTLENNPAFVHGGPFANIAHGCNSVVATKTALKVADYVVTEAGFGADLGAEKFMNIKCRKAGISPDAVVIVATVRAMKMNGGVKKEDLGAEDVEAVQRGCANLGRHIENVKSFGVPAVVAINHFVTDTDAEVEAVKEYVASLGSEAILCKHWADGSAGITDLATRISEIAESGMAQFSTLYPDEMSLFEKIETIAKRIYRADEVLADKKIRDQLRQWEEAGFGHLPVCMAKTQYSFSTDPNLRGAPTGHSVPVREVRLSAGAGFIVVICGQIMTMPGLPRTPSAEAIRLNEEGHIEGLF
- a CDS encoding cyclic nucleotide-binding domain-containing protein, which encodes MRPSDLPQVRSLELFESMSDSNFEKLMQAAYLQTFPAQLELITEGDPADFLYIVIEGCVELFARTNGRESTMGMVRPVGTFILAAVLKDAVYLMSARTCQRCKLLMVPSENIRDAFQNDEAFARAIVIELASCYRVVVKEHKDLKLRTAVERLANRLLRYNIDQGENGAIELPHDKRTLASLLGMTPENLSRAFNTLKPYGVIVHGNRISLEDISSLETLAKPNPLIDDRLT
- a CDS encoding GlxA family transcriptional regulator; translated protein: MDILAATNIPFRVGFLLVDGFALMSYSAAVEPLRAANRLAGQDVYEISQLPVVGAQSVSSSGAIVKATTHLGERVDFDLIIVVAGSGPERFSNERVFQWLRHLARRGVIMGGVSGGPVILARSGIMGGRRMTVHWEHAEAVSEFSPSLLLERSIYVIDRDRLTCAGGMAALDMMHALITAHHGPEFARRVSDWFVHTEIRPAGGPQRSGAVERYGTTNRPILQAIELMEDHIADPLALDQIARLSGLGSRQLNRLFHDKLGRSTMGFYRDLRLDKADALLAQSSLSITQVALAAGFATSAHFSDSYRRRFGRSPSQRRTCGQPRPI
- a CDS encoding ABC transporter ATP-binding protein, which produces MTDNPPGSDTGIICSIDGISKTYDGGFKALETVSLDIKQGEILALLGPNGAGKTTLISIICGIVNASGGSVRVGGYDVVEDYRQSRGLIGLVPQEVNLEPFETVNNTVSFSRGLFGKPKDPGYIENVLRRLSLWDKRKDQIVTLSGGMKRRVLIAKALSHEPRVLFLDEPTAGVDVELRKDMWDIVRALKADGVTIILTTHYIEEAEAIADRVGIIDKGKLLLVEEKSELMQRLGTKQIRIELDDKLDVIPDALSSYGLEIDTSGDALIYTYDPAGGRTGITSLFGDLKAAGLVLRDVRTHQSSLEEIFVDLIKGRT